Proteins from a genomic interval of Rickettsia sp. Oklahoma-10:
- the rimP gene encoding ribosome maturation factor RimP, with product MQAIEQQITNVIEESLMNMGFELVLVKFKGVNSKVVEILIDSLNGEKVSVEDCTKVSRTISAILDVENLIEDAYSLEVVSSGLERPLVKFENYNRFLGREVKIKLKESLNDKICYQGKIIKAENNKIYLKCEEQEVLIDYNLIKNANLVLTEEVFQKLLKQ from the coding sequence ATGCAAGCTATTGAACAACAAATAACAAATGTAATAGAAGAATCCTTGATGAATATGGGTTTTGAGTTAGTCCTTGTTAAGTTTAAAGGTGTTAACTCTAAAGTAGTTGAGATATTGATTGATAGCTTAAACGGTGAAAAAGTATCTGTGGAAGATTGTACAAAAGTAAGTAGGACTATTTCTGCTATTCTAGATGTTGAAAATTTAATAGAAGATGCATATTCTTTAGAAGTAGTATCAAGTGGTCTTGAACGTCCGTTAGTAAAGTTTGAAAATTATAATAGATTTTTGGGAAGAGAAGTTAAAATCAAACTTAAAGAATCATTGAACGACAAAATCTGTTATCAGGGTAAAATAATTAAAGCCGAAAATAATAAAATATATTTAAAATGTGAAGAACAAGAAGTACTAATTGATTATAATTTAATTAAAAATGCTAATCTAGTTTTAACAGAAGAAGTATTTCAAAAATTGCTAAAGCAGTAA
- the radA gene encoding DNA repair protein RadA, with protein MTKDKKHYICSNCGNINPKWSGQCFDCGVWGSIVEELVSSNKTIVKIGSKQDFDKLSGNVAKQLHIPTPIGELNSVLGGGLVLGSAILIGGDPGIGKSTLLLQLVASNFASKMNCLYITGEESLDQIKLRAIRLNLTNYNTNILADTNLEDIITSIEANKNNIDLVVIDSIQTITTRELSSPPGTVSQIRTCANALVNYAKQNNIIILLSCHVTKDGQLAGPKILEHLVDTVLYFEGEHNNHFRILRSYKNRFGDVGAIGVFEMSSSGLIEVTNPSKLFLMKREQNVIGTSIFAGIEGSRPLLMEVQTLIVPSNMVTPRRSAVGWDANRLSMILAVLISRIGLNLTNYEVYLSIAGGLKITDPASDLAVAASLISSATGNPLPEQSVFFGEISLSGEIRKTAKTETRIKEAIKLGFNKIICSKLENLTYDFIYSVSHLKDLQEIIK; from the coding sequence ATGACCAAAGACAAAAAGCATTATATATGTTCTAATTGTGGAAACATTAATCCTAAATGGTCAGGGCAATGCTTTGATTGCGGTGTATGGGGCAGTATTGTTGAAGAGCTAGTCAGTTCAAATAAAACAATTGTTAAAATAGGTAGCAAACAAGATTTCGATAAGCTGTCCGGTAATGTAGCCAAGCAGTTACACATCCCTACCCCTATAGGCGAATTAAATAGTGTACTTGGTGGAGGTTTAGTGCTGGGCTCTGCTATATTAATAGGAGGTGACCCTGGTATAGGTAAATCTACTTTATTACTGCAGTTAGTAGCAAGTAACTTTGCATCAAAGATGAATTGCTTATATATCACGGGTGAAGAATCATTAGATCAAATAAAATTAAGAGCTATAAGACTCAATCTAACCAATTATAACACAAATATTTTAGCAGATACTAATTTGGAAGATATTATTACAAGTATAGAAGCTAATAAAAATAATATTGATTTAGTAGTGATTGATTCTATTCAAACAATTACGACAAGAGAATTATCTTCACCTCCAGGTACTGTTTCGCAAATTCGTACATGTGCAAATGCACTAGTTAATTATGCTAAGCAAAATAATATAATTATCCTGTTAAGCTGTCATGTAACTAAAGACGGGCAGCTAGCAGGCCCTAAAATACTTGAGCATTTAGTTGATACTGTATTATATTTTGAGGGAGAGCATAATAACCATTTCCGTATTTTACGTTCATATAAAAATCGTTTTGGCGATGTGGGAGCAATAGGAGTATTTGAGATGAGCAGCAGTGGACTTATTGAAGTAACAAATCCGTCTAAACTATTTTTAATGAAGCGAGAGCAGAATGTTATAGGTACGTCTATTTTTGCAGGAATTGAAGGCTCAAGACCGTTACTTATGGAAGTACAAACCCTCATAGTACCCTCAAATATGGTAACTCCTAGACGCTCCGCAGTTGGGTGGGATGCTAACAGGTTATCAATGATACTTGCCGTACTTATTAGTAGGATAGGACTTAATCTTACTAATTATGAAGTATATTTAAGCATTGCGGGTGGCCTTAAAATTACCGATCCTGCTTCAGACCTTGCAGTAGCAGCGAGCTTAATATCTTCTGCAACAGGTAATCCTTTACCCGAGCAAAGTGTCTTCTTCGGCGAAATAAGCTTATCAGGTGAAATAAGAAAAACTGCAAAAACAGAAACAAGAATAAAAGAAGCTATAAAGCTTGGATTTAATAAAATTATCTGCTCTAAACTTGAAAATTTAACTTATGACTTTATATATTCTGTATCACATTTAAAGGACCTACAAGAGATAATTAAATGA
- the nusA gene encoding transcription termination factor NusA, translating to MSNIGNVEILQIIDSVAREKGISKEILISTVEQAVQVAGRKKYGNEYNIKAQINRKTGEINLLRILKIVENVEDYLTQISFKEAVIDNPEAKIGDEIYEYLPPIDHARISAQAAKQVITQRVIEAEREKQYHDFKDRKGEIINGIVKRIEYGDIIVDLGRAEAIIKKDQLIKGENFKPSDRIKAYVQDVRQETKGPQIFLSRVDNQMLVKLFKLEVPEILEDIIQIKSVARDPGSKAKIAVFASDSSIDPVGSCVGIRGNRVKAVTNELNGEKIDIVLWSNDLAQFIVNALAPLAANEITKILIDEDRHKVEVVVSQENQSIAVGRRGQNVRLASKLTGWNIDIMTEEQESKRRNEEFLTSTELFMEALDVEEVIGQLLSVTGFNSVEQIASSEISTLTRIEGFEEELAVEIKNRAINYVDLKNEKVIKKLEELGVEQELIDILELPLELVLKFAEYGIKTIEDLGEMSINEFKNLAPNSNITDENVKLLIKTAKQHSELKGN from the coding sequence ATGTCTAATATAGGTAATGTGGAAATTTTACAAATTATAGATTCTGTAGCACGCGAGAAAGGCATATCAAAAGAAATTTTAATTTCAACGGTTGAACAAGCGGTACAAGTAGCAGGACGCAAAAAATACGGTAATGAATATAATATTAAAGCTCAGATCAATAGGAAGACTGGTGAGATAAATCTTTTAAGGATCTTAAAAATAGTAGAAAATGTAGAAGATTACTTAACGCAAATCTCATTTAAAGAAGCTGTAATAGACAATCCGGAAGCTAAAATTGGTGATGAGATATATGAATATTTACCACCGATTGATCATGCTAGAATATCGGCTCAAGCTGCAAAACAAGTTATAACTCAACGTGTTATAGAAGCTGAACGTGAAAAACAATATCATGACTTTAAAGATAGAAAAGGTGAAATTATAAACGGGATAGTTAAAAGAATAGAATATGGTGATATCATAGTCGATCTAGGTCGTGCTGAAGCAATAATAAAAAAAGATCAATTAATTAAGGGTGAGAACTTTAAACCTAGTGATCGTATAAAAGCATATGTACAGGATGTAAGGCAAGAAACAAAAGGACCTCAAATTTTCTTGTCTAGAGTAGATAACCAAATGCTGGTTAAGCTATTTAAGCTAGAAGTACCTGAAATTCTTGAAGATATTATTCAAATAAAATCGGTAGCACGTGATCCTGGTTCAAAAGCAAAAATAGCGGTATTTGCTTCAGATAGTAGTATAGATCCTGTAGGCTCATGCGTAGGTATTAGAGGTAATAGAGTAAAAGCCGTAACAAATGAGTTAAATGGAGAGAAAATTGATATAGTATTATGGAGTAATGATCTTGCACAGTTTATAGTTAATGCTCTTGCTCCGCTTGCAGCTAATGAAATCACAAAAATTTTGATTGATGAGGATAGGCATAAGGTAGAAGTAGTAGTCTCGCAAGAAAATCAAAGTATTGCAGTAGGTAGAAGAGGGCAGAATGTCCGCTTAGCTTCTAAACTTACTGGTTGGAATATTGACATAATGACTGAAGAGCAAGAATCAAAAAGAAGAAATGAAGAATTCTTAACTTCTACAGAATTATTTATGGAAGCTTTGGATGTTGAAGAAGTTATAGGTCAGCTTTTATCAGTAACGGGATTTAATTCGGTAGAACAAATTGCAAGTAGTGAGATTAGTACTTTAACAAGAATTGAAGGTTTTGAGGAAGAACTTGCTGTAGAGATCAAAAATCGAGCTATTAATTACGTTGACCTTAAAAATGAAAAGGTTATCAAAAAGTTAGAGGAACTGGGGGTTGAGCAAGAATTAATAGATATATTAGAATTACCACTTGAATTAGTATTAAAATTTGCCGAATATGGTATAAAGACTATAGAGGATTTAGGAGAGATGAGCATAAATGAATTTAAAAATTTAGCTCCAAATTCTAATATAACCGACGAAAATGTTAAATTGCTGATTAAAACTGCTAAACAGCATAGTGAGTTAAAAGGTAATTAG
- the tsaB gene encoding tRNA (adenosine(37)-N6)-threonylcarbamoyltransferase complex dimerization subunit type 1 TsaB, producing the protein MKILAFDTTNNTASVAISENENILAYIEELRPSMQSESLMPMIENAMKTAKCSYDDLDYLAVTTGPGSFTGIRIGLASAKGILFAKGNIKAVSVNNFEYAYFRAITQVKNYDKIYVFLNAYRSQLYMQVFHKSKKIEEPLLIDCEYAIKLLANEKDSIVCCGNGLKFIHNQIMHLPNIITLPRFAQVKAFVICRYIASKERYGGIKLNHSIEPLYIRPPDSKIVKKG; encoded by the coding sequence ATGAAAATACTAGCATTTGACACGACAAATAATACTGCATCGGTAGCAATATCTGAAAATGAAAATATTCTTGCATATATAGAAGAATTACGCCCTTCTATGCAATCAGAAAGTCTAATGCCCATGATAGAAAATGCAATGAAAACAGCTAAATGTTCATATGATGATCTAGATTATTTAGCGGTAACTACCGGTCCTGGTAGCTTTACCGGTATTAGAATAGGTTTAGCTAGTGCTAAAGGTATATTATTTGCCAAGGGAAATATTAAAGCAGTATCAGTGAATAATTTTGAATATGCGTACTTTAGAGCCATAACTCAAGTTAAAAATTACGATAAGATATATGTCTTTTTAAATGCTTACCGCTCACAGCTTTATATGCAAGTTTTTCATAAATCAAAGAAAATAGAAGAGCCGTTATTGATAGATTGTGAGTATGCTATAAAGTTGCTTGCAAATGAGAAAGATAGCATAGTTTGCTGTGGTAATGGACTTAAATTTATACATAATCAAATTATGCATTTACCGAATATAATAACCTTGCCACGTTTTGCACAAGTTAAAGCATTTGTAATTTGTAGATATATTGCTAGTAAGGAGCGATACGGTGGTATAAAGTTAAATCACTCTATCGAACCGCTTTATATACGCCCTCCTGATTCTAAAATAGTTAAAAAAGGATAA
- the rsmD gene encoding 16S rRNA (guanine(966)-N(2))-methyltransferase RsmD, whose protein sequence is MLKIISGKYRNKIIPTAKNIKYRPSTGKLKEAMFSILTSGEFTDNKLFNANTHILDLFAGSGNLAFESLSRGAGLATLIDIDPYSLKIAEDFAKSLNIENEIHFVHLNALNLPKANKAFDLVFIDPPYHKDIVPKVMKLLIKNNWLKDGTIIVIEMAKLDEYVLNENIEIIRKKLYGKSKLLILRYTK, encoded by the coding sequence GTGTTAAAAATAATATCTGGTAAATATAGAAACAAAATTATACCTACCGCTAAAAATATCAAATATCGACCTTCCACCGGTAAGCTCAAAGAGGCAATGTTTAGTATATTAACCTCCGGCGAGTTTACCGATAATAAATTATTTAATGCAAATACTCACATACTTGATTTATTTGCTGGTAGCGGAAACCTTGCTTTTGAGAGTCTATCAAGAGGGGCCGGTCTTGCCACATTAATTGACATTGATCCGTATTCATTAAAAATAGCAGAAGACTTTGCTAAATCTCTAAATATTGAAAATGAAATTCATTTTGTTCATCTTAATGCCTTAAATCTACCGAAAGCAAATAAAGCTTTTGATCTTGTATTTATCGATCCTCCTTATCATAAGGATATAGTACCTAAAGTAATGAAGTTATTGATAAAAAATAACTGGCTTAAAGACGGTACTATCATAGTTATTGAGATGGCTAAACTAGATGAATATGTTTTAAATGAAAATATTGAAATTATACGTAAAAAACTATATGGTAAGAGTAAATTATTGATTTTAAGATATACAAAATGA
- the recO gene encoding DNA repair protein RecO yields MNIKDIGVIVAKKPLKENIFIITVFTKNYGLYSGVIKESSKKSKFIYQEGHIVDFLWKARLHEHIGIAKCELIKSYTGYFITNKAKLYAFNSAISLIKVVFHEREETSNFFSFLINYLDNLSKKFFFRDYINFELALLDIAGYKLDLSKCAVSNVKQDLYYVSPKSGRALSYKIGAPYKDKLLILPKFLLSDNSEITLEEKRQALTLTNYFFNRYLFHNNIHTKARQTFMEHILNQDQAVT; encoded by the coding sequence ATGAATATCAAAGATATAGGAGTAATAGTTGCTAAAAAACCTTTAAAAGAAAATATCTTTATTATTACAGTTTTTACTAAAAATTATGGTTTATATTCGGGAGTTATAAAAGAATCTTCTAAAAAAAGCAAATTTATATATCAAGAAGGTCATATTGTAGATTTTCTTTGGAAGGCAAGACTGCATGAACATATCGGCATAGCTAAATGTGAACTCATCAAATCTTACACTGGTTATTTTATTACAAATAAAGCTAAATTATATGCCTTTAATTCTGCTATATCTTTAATCAAAGTGGTATTTCATGAAAGAGAAGAAACTTCTAATTTTTTTTCATTTCTAATTAACTATTTAGATAATTTATCAAAAAAATTTTTTTTTCGTGATTATATTAATTTTGAGCTAGCTTTACTTGACATAGCAGGTTATAAACTCGACCTTAGCAAGTGTGCAGTTAGTAATGTAAAACAAGATTTATACTATGTATCACCTAAATCAGGTAGAGCATTATCCTATAAAATAGGAGCACCTTATAAAGATAAATTATTGATTTTACCAAAATTTTTACTTTCAGATAATAGCGAGATTACATTAGAAGAAAAAAGACAAGCTTTAACTCTAACAAACTATTTTTTTAATAGATATTTATTTCATAATAATATACACACTAAAGCACGTCAAACTTTTATGGAGCATATTCTTAATCAGGATCAAGCCGTGACTTGA
- the infB gene encoding translation initiation factor IF-2, protein MTDNQEIKPKKLTLGNSKLSLNKSFDSLTGAQSFVNAKSKTLVEVRKSSTSTTTLSLNKERNSLDQTIIDANKEEFNRRLSILKKAAEQSKLNDSSQISTLSKLASINQSNSKVEVLETDKELKQTQQNTEKNKVEVSAKIIQGDADIPLQISKKKEETFVKSHLVGMRTRYGIESEKDLDKTLESKVVAPKIKLEEPKKFKKIDLFNMLSDDESVSGRTRSLASIKRAREKEKRKLLSQVPEKVYREVMIPEVIGVGDLANAMSERVADVIKELMKLGILANASQAIDADTAELVATNLGHTVKRVQESDVENVLISDDKVEDLRTRAPVVTVMGHVDHGKTSLLDALKSTDIAAGELGGITQHIGAYRVTLADGRAITFIDTPGHEAFSEMRSRGAKVTDIVIIVVAADDGIKTQTVEAINHAKAAGVPIIVAINKIDKPDIDIERIKNELYIYGIISEEAGGDVMVIPISALKKINLDKLEEAILLIAEMQDLKSSPFGSAVGVVIESKIEKGRGALTTILVQRGTLKNGDIIIAGTSYGKVKKMTNDRGVEISEATPSVPVEIQGLNEVPFAGVKFNVVQNEKQAKDIAEYRMRLAKEKKISIVPRSSLEDLFLKASGNSKIKDLPLIIKGDVHGSVEAILSSLLKLPSDEIRICILHSGVGPITESDISLAHASSAIIVGFNVRAGANALTAAVKEKVDIRYYSIIYNLIDDIKTIMSGMLAPLVREQYIGSVEIRQVFNITKVGKIAGSYVTKGVIKKGAGVRLLRDNIVIHEGKLRTLKRFKDEVKEVREGYECGIAFENYEDIRENDIVEVFELMQEQRQL, encoded by the coding sequence ATGACGGATAACCAGGAAATCAAACCTAAAAAGTTGACACTTGGCAATTCAAAATTATCGCTTAATAAGTCTTTTGACTCTCTTACAGGAGCTCAAAGCTTTGTTAATGCTAAATCTAAAACGTTAGTAGAAGTTAGAAAAAGCTCTACCAGTACTACTACCCTTTCATTAAATAAAGAGAGAAATAGCTTAGATCAAACTATTATTGATGCTAATAAGGAAGAATTTAACAGACGTTTATCTATTCTGAAAAAAGCTGCTGAGCAATCTAAATTAAATGACTCTTCACAAATAAGCACTTTAAGTAAACTTGCAAGTATTAACCAGTCTAACTCAAAAGTAGAAGTGCTAGAAACTGATAAAGAACTTAAACAAACACAGCAAAATACTGAAAAAAATAAAGTAGAAGTTAGTGCTAAAATCATTCAAGGTGATGCAGATATACCGTTACAAATATCTAAAAAGAAAGAAGAAACTTTTGTAAAGTCTCATTTAGTAGGGATGCGAACACGTTATGGTATAGAATCAGAGAAAGATTTAGATAAAACATTAGAGAGTAAAGTAGTTGCACCAAAGATTAAGTTAGAAGAGCCGAAAAAATTCAAAAAAATTGATCTTTTCAATATGCTTAGTGATGATGAAAGTGTTAGTGGTAGGACTAGAAGTCTTGCTTCTATAAAAAGAGCAAGAGAAAAAGAAAAACGTAAATTATTATCGCAAGTACCTGAGAAAGTATATAGAGAAGTGATGATCCCGGAAGTGATCGGAGTCGGTGATCTTGCAAATGCTATGTCTGAAAGAGTGGCGGATGTAATTAAAGAGTTAATGAAGCTTGGTATTCTTGCTAATGCTAGTCAAGCAATAGATGCCGATACAGCAGAACTAGTTGCAACAAATTTAGGGCATACGGTAAAAAGAGTCCAAGAATCAGATGTTGAAAATGTTTTAATTAGTGATGATAAGGTTGAAGATTTAAGAACACGTGCGCCGGTTGTAACGGTAATGGGACATGTAGATCACGGTAAAACCTCATTACTTGATGCTCTTAAATCTACAGATATTGCTGCAGGTGAGCTAGGAGGAATTACTCAACATATTGGTGCTTATAGAGTAACGCTCGCAGACGGTAGAGCAATTACTTTTATTGATACTCCTGGGCATGAAGCTTTTTCGGAAATGAGGTCAAGAGGTGCTAAAGTCACAGATATAGTTATTATAGTAGTCGCGGCAGATGATGGAATCAAAACACAAACGGTTGAAGCAATTAATCATGCGAAAGCAGCTGGTGTTCCTATAATTGTTGCTATTAATAAGATTGATAAGCCTGATATTGATATTGAGCGTATAAAAAACGAGTTATATATTTATGGAATTATTAGTGAAGAAGCAGGGGGTGACGTTATGGTTATTCCTATCTCGGCACTAAAGAAAATTAACTTAGATAAACTTGAGGAAGCAATTTTATTAATTGCAGAAATGCAGGATTTAAAATCAAGCCCTTTCGGTTCAGCTGTTGGTGTTGTTATAGAGTCAAAAATTGAAAAAGGAAGAGGAGCGCTAACCACTATATTAGTTCAGCGAGGTACTTTAAAAAATGGTGATATTATAATAGCCGGTACTTCTTACGGTAAAGTTAAAAAGATGACTAATGATAGGGGTGTAGAAATATCGGAAGCAACTCCATCTGTTCCTGTAGAAATTCAAGGTTTAAACGAAGTACCTTTTGCCGGTGTTAAATTTAATGTAGTACAAAATGAGAAACAAGCAAAAGATATAGCTGAATATAGAATGCGCCTTGCTAAAGAAAAGAAAATATCTATTGTCCCGCGTTCAAGCTTAGAAGATTTATTTTTGAAAGCTTCTGGTAATAGTAAAATTAAGGATTTACCTTTAATTATTAAAGGTGATGTTCATGGTTCAGTTGAAGCTATTTTGAGTAGTTTATTAAAATTACCGAGTGATGAGATAAGAATCTGTATACTTCATAGTGGTGTAGGGCCGATAACGGAATCTGATATATCTCTTGCACATGCTTCTTCAGCTATTATTGTTGGCTTTAATGTTAGAGCAGGGGCAAATGCCTTAACTGCTGCAGTAAAAGAAAAAGTTGATATTAGATATTATAGTATTATATATAATTTAATTGATGACATAAAAACCATTATGAGTGGTATGCTTGCTCCGCTTGTCCGAGAGCAATATATCGGAAGCGTAGAAATTAGACAAGTGTTTAATATTACTAAAGTTGGAAAAATTGCTGGTAGCTATGTAACTAAAGGGGTTATTAAGAAAGGAGCGGGCGTACGCCTATTACGTGATAATATAGTCATTCATGAAGGAAAACTCAGAACATTAAAACGCTTTAAAGATGAAGTTAAAGAAGTTAGAGAAGGATATGAGTGCGGTATAGCATTTGAAAATTACGAAGATATTAGAGAAAATGACATAGTTGAAGTTTTTGAGCTAATGCAAGAACAGAGGCAATTATAG